A region from the Phycisphaerales bacterium genome encodes:
- a CDS encoding S41 family peptidase, giving the protein MIRRSRLWFDLSLLVILGAAVFGSTLALARRTDYTFVDAVVDIKHLVEQKFVREVDETKLQEGAIKGMLEALNDPYSEYVPPADAMDFNKSLTGEYVGIGAQVFIQDDYLTIQTPLEDSPAFREGLMPDDRVLEIDGKSTHKLTVQKCVELLVGEPGTPVKLTIDRQGEKLEVTIVRERIKTRSVKGFHRQDQDGNKWMYTIDPDHGIAYIRLTQFTPGCARELAEALLSIDADKGNVKGLVLDLRFNPGGVLGEAIAIADLFLKDGTIVSTRGRAHKEETAVARDPGTLPEFPIAILLNGQSASASEVLSGALVENNRAIAVGSRSFGKGSVQTVHTLAKGELGELKLTEQGYYLPSGRSLTRTDDSETWGVDPSPGFYVPMSDEEVGDMLDVRRKLEVLRQGGGEDDGQWTNADWVLSTLHDKQLSAAVNAVRGKIATGEWKGSGESEHQTQKIAMAELQDAVRLQERLERELERTAKRISALETAAGDSIEPQDLLPDDADLAGGVVEVKDKDGHVIAILDIKGKKITGRTLERWLQASDLVTKEGTPDSTAAKPSGDSTTPGEKEAPAP; this is encoded by the coding sequence ATGATCCGTCGTTCTCGCCTGTGGTTCGATCTGTCGCTCCTGGTGATCCTCGGGGCGGCCGTCTTCGGCTCGACGCTCGCGCTCGCCCGGCGGACGGATTACACCTTTGTCGATGCCGTCGTGGACATCAAGCACCTGGTCGAACAGAAGTTCGTCCGCGAGGTGGACGAGACCAAACTCCAGGAGGGCGCGATCAAGGGGATGCTCGAGGCGCTCAACGATCCGTACTCGGAGTATGTCCCCCCCGCCGACGCGATGGACTTCAACAAGAGCCTCACCGGCGAGTATGTCGGCATCGGCGCCCAGGTCTTCATCCAGGACGACTATCTCACCATCCAGACGCCCCTCGAGGACTCGCCCGCGTTTCGCGAGGGGCTGATGCCCGACGACCGCGTCCTGGAGATCGATGGCAAGAGCACGCACAAACTCACCGTCCAGAAGTGCGTCGAACTCCTCGTGGGCGAGCCGGGCACGCCCGTGAAACTCACGATCGACCGCCAGGGCGAGAAACTCGAGGTCACGATCGTCCGCGAGCGCATCAAGACGCGCTCGGTCAAGGGATTCCACCGCCAGGATCAGGACGGCAACAAGTGGATGTACACCATCGATCCGGACCACGGCATCGCGTACATCCGCCTCACGCAGTTCACGCCCGGATGCGCCCGCGAGCTCGCCGAGGCGCTCCTCTCCATCGACGCCGACAAGGGCAACGTCAAGGGCCTCGTGCTCGACCTGCGATTCAACCCCGGCGGCGTCCTGGGCGAGGCGATCGCGATCGCCGACCTGTTCCTCAAGGATGGCACGATTGTCTCGACACGAGGCCGCGCCCACAAGGAAGAGACCGCCGTCGCGCGTGACCCCGGGACGCTCCCCGAGTTCCCCATCGCGATCCTGCTCAACGGACAGTCCGCGTCGGCGAGCGAGGTCCTCTCGGGCGCGCTCGTCGAGAACAACCGCGCCATCGCCGTCGGCTCGCGGAGTTTCGGAAAAGGCAGCGTCCAGACCGTCCACACCCTCGCCAAGGGCGAACTCGGCGAACTCAAACTCACCGAGCAGGGGTACTACCTCCCCAGCGGGCGCAGCCTCACACGCACCGATGACTCGGAGACCTGGGGCGTCGATCCCTCGCCGGGGTTCTATGTACCCATGAGCGACGAGGAGGTGGGCGACATGCTCGACGTCCGCCGCAAACTCGAGGTGCTCCGCCAGGGCGGCGGCGAGGACGACGGGCAATGGACCAACGCCGACTGGGTCCTCTCGACGCTGCATGACAAGCAACTTTCGGCCGCCGTCAACGCCGTCCGCGGCAAGATCGCGACGGGTGAATGGAAAGGCTCCGGCGAGAGCGAGCACCAGACGCAGAAGATCGCGATGGCCGAACTGCAGGACGCGGTGCGACTCCAGGAGCGCCTCGAGCGCGAACTCGAGCGAACCGCTAAGCGGATCAGCGCGCTCGAGACCGCCGCGGGGGATTCCATCGAGCCGCAGGATCTTTTGCCCGATGACGCCGACCTCGCCGGCGGCGTGGTCGAGGTGAAGGACAAAGATGGGCACGTGATCGCGATCCTCGATATCAAGGGCAAAAAGATAACCGGGCGAACGCTCGAGCGCTGGCTGCAGGCGTCGGACCTCGTCACCAAAGAGGGCACGCCCGATTCAACCGCGGCGAAGCCTTCGGGCGATTCGACCACACCGGGCGAGAAGGAAGCCCCCGCGCCGTGA